The genomic segment CATGCTGCATTTTTTCTCTAAAATGCTCAGTATATAACGGTGCGAAACTTCAGTAAATTTACAAAATGTTTATTATTTTAGGATACTTAATTTCTCAATATGTATTTTTCCATCAATATTTAATTGGATAAAATAGATTCCATTTTCAAGAGAAGAAGTATTGATACTAAGATTTTGCATTCCAGCTGCATATTTTTGAACAGGGATTAATAGTGATTCGACACCAGTACTATTATAAATTTCTACTGATATGTTTGCATCTTGTTCCATGTAAAAAGATAATTGAGTAGCGTTAGAAGAAGGATTTGGGAAGACTTTAAATTCTGATACAAATTCATTAGAAGATTCGATACCAGTGATGTCACCAGCCATAAATGGGATGTCGTACATGGCTTCTAATTCATCAGTGATAAAAGCAAATACTGTTCCATTATCTTTAAGTTTTAAATAGCCGTTTCCTGCAAAACCATTTCCTTGGGTATCATATAGGTAATAAGTATAGCAACCAGAGCTTTCGATAGGTAGTTCCATGGTAATCAATTCATTATTTGAATAACCGCTACCTTCAGCTAGAGTTGCTCCCATTTCATCTTTAAAAGCCCATGAAATTTGAGAACCAAATGAAGAGCCTACGAATAACTCCATTTCAATGGTCTTAGATACTTCATCTGCTTTGCCAAATTCAGTTTCATTGCTATTATTATCTGGGTTTTGGTCAGCTTCGCCATTTGGGTTGAGTAATTCAACTGCAAATGTGTTATTGTCTTGAGGTTCGAAAATATATTCAGGAAGGACAATCGACTTTGATTGATAGTAACCCAAATTACCAATCCATTCATAAATTGAAGCTTCACCATCATTAACGAAATATTCAATATCCAAGCTAGTAAGAATTTGTCCGCCATAATTCTTAATCATCACAGTGGGGGTAATCTGATTGCCGCATACATTTCCAACTGGAAAAGCAACGCTAGGTACTGAAACATCATAATCAAATTCGGCTTGAACTAATGGTGCTTTGGCTCCATTTAATATTTCCTTTGTACCCATATCTTGAACAGCAACTACTATTTCACATTCGTCTCTTACCCATGAGGCATCTAAATCAAAGTTAAGTTCTTTTACCACTTCGTTTCCTGCTGAAAAATCTAAAGCTGTTCCGTTTTGATCAGGGACCATTAACCGGTTTACAAAATGTAGCTCAGTCATTCCTTGCCAATTTTGTTGAATATTCGACTCTGTAAGGAAAAGATGAAGTACAACATCATTATTATAATCTGCTACTTTAGAAATATTGATTGTAGCCGTAAAGTTGTTGTCCCCATTGTCAGTATAGGAGAAATCTAAACTAAAAGAAGTGGGAGTGCCCATGCTTTGATCTACTTTTGGTACATAAGAATTGTACATATTAGAGCCAGCAGCACCTCCTCCTACTACAGGTGAACCACCATCAAAATTGGCAGTTGGATATCCTGTGATTGCATATAAGTTGTTTCTTGCATTGGAATAATCGTTGGTATACGAATCTCCATTATGATTTTCAATAATAGCTACTGGATGGTCGAAATGAACCAGATCATCAGCTCCATTTGCTGCTCCAGGACAATATTGGCACCAGGTTCCTGTTCCTATTTCTACTACTACAAGGTTTCTTGTAATTTCATTGAGTGGAGCTCTTTGTGCTTGAACAGTCCAAAGGCCCATTACAATGAATAATAGTGAGAGTGTAAAGATTTTTTTCATAATTAAAGGTTTTTGTTAAAATTAATTTATCCTCAAATATACATATTTAATTATTGATGAAATATTTGCGAGCCAAGATTTAAGTATTTATTATGTTTTTTTGATGAAAATATAGGAGATAATCGCTATTATTGGATAATTAAAAACTCTAAATTCACATACCTTTTTAAAATAATTACATAAGTATGAGCAACTTTTTAAAAAAAATATTGTATTCTTGATGAAGACTAATATGTTTTTTGTTTATTTTTACAGCCAAATCAAGAAATATTAAAAATTTAAATAATTATCGATGAAAAAAACACTACTCTTTTACGCCTTATTTCTTCAGGCCACCTTTTTATTAGGACAAGGAAGTTTACAATTATTTAGTGATGAAGGTGTCGAATTTGCTAATGGTCAGCAGCATCATGTGTTCGTTGATTTTGCAGAATGGGAAACTGTATCACCAGAGTTGTTTGTGAAAAACATCTCTGCAAATGATATCTCTGTAAAAATTCGAGTGGAGCAAATAAGTCTTCCTGAAAATACTTCGACCTACTTTTGCGGACTTGGTAGCTGTTTTGCTCCAGGAACAATGGAGACTCCTGAGCCTTTTTTAATTCCTGCTGGCGAGCAAATTGGCAATGCAGGGGTATTTACTTCTCATTATCAACCAGGTGAGGTTTTAGGAAATGCTATTATGCGCTATACTTACTTTGATGTAGATAATTTGAATGATACCATTTCTGTAACTTATACTTTTGTGGGCTCTCCATCTTCTGCGCCAATACAGCTGTTTGATCATCACAATATTGAAGTAGTAAATGGTGATTTTATTGAGCTGCCTGTGACTGACCTATCCGCTTTTGAGATTGTATCACCAGAACTGTTTGTTAAGAATAATACAGATCAAGTGATGTCACTTCGTTGTAGAAAGGAAGTAATTGAAGAGGTAAGTGGTTCGGTAAATTATTTTTGTGCTTTAGGTGTTTGTTTGCCTCCAACTGGTGACGAAACCACTAAGGAATATGTGCTGGGAGCAGGTGAAATGGCCATTCCAGGAGAACCTTTTACGTCTCATTATACTCCTAATGAGCAGAATGGAAATACTATTATAAGATATAAATATTTCAATATAGCTAATGAAAACGATAGTCTTTCATTTACTGTTGCTTTTAGTGATATTACTGGGATTGATGATGATTTAAATAGCAGTGTACTTATGGTATATCCGAATCCTGCCAATGATTTTATTAAGGTAAATCTTCAAGAATTAAATCTTAATGATGGTCGTATAGAGATTTATAATGCGTTAGGAACCTTGAGTTTTGAACAAAATTTTAGAGGTGAAAGTGAAGTTACTCTAGATTTAAGTCAATTACCCAGAGGTGTTTATTTATATCGTGTAGAATCCCAAGGAGGTTACACAGCTACTTCCAAGTTAATCCTAAAATAATTAATGATACTATATATTTACAAAAGGCTCGTTTTGCGAGCCTTTTTTTTGCTTTTATATTTGTATTTCAATAATATATATCAAAGACAGCATCGCCCTAACAAATGTAACAGATTCCTTGCTACACTTATTTCTGATAGTTATTAACCTGAGTTCGGATTTTAAGCGTCTGAAAATGAGAATATAACAGTGAGTTTTCTACACGAAATATTAGGAGAATTCATGAGTATTTATTATCTTTGCGACTGATAATCAAACAATTAACAATAAAACTCATGAATATCTCCAGTGACAAAATTACCGAAATATTTTATTTAGCAGATGATTTTTGTTCTGAATTTTTCAAAACAATGAATTCTTACACTTTAGGAAACAAGCCAAAAAGGAAACCTATTTTGTCAACAAGTGAAGTTATAACTATTATGGTTTTGTTTCATTTTGGACAATTTAGAAACATGAAACATTTCTATCTTGTTTATGTCAAAAAACATATGCAATCTTATTTTCCTGCAACAGTTTCTTATACTCGTTTTGTTGAACTAATGCAACAATCTACTTTACCGATGACCTTATTATTAAAGACCTGCCGTATGGGAGAAATTACTGGAATATCTTTTATAGATTCTACCCCTATCAGAGCATGTAAGAACAAAAGAATTCGAAATAATAAAACTTTCAACGGTATTGCTACAACTGGGAAAAGTACAATGAGATAGTTTTATGGCTTCAAATTACATCTGATTATCAATGACAAAGGAGAAATATTGAACTTTGTAATCACCCAGGTCAGTGTTGATGATAGAGCTCCTCTAAAAAACAAAAGTTTTATTCAAGCAATTAAAGGAAAATTATATGCCGACAAAGGTTATGTCTCAAAAGCATTAACAGAACTCCTTTTTATAGATGGTCTTCATCTTATTACAGGTATTAGAAATAATATAAAAAACACCTTGATGGAGTTAAAAGACAAAATTTTATTGAGAAAAAGATCGGTTATTGAAACTGTAAATGACGAATTAAAAAACATGTGTCAAATTGAACATTCTAGTCACAGAAGTTTCGAAAATTTCATCTCTAATATTATAGCTGTTCTAATTGCATATTCATTTTTTTCAAAGAAACCTTCTATAAAATATAACTTGGAAAAAGATGACCAATTAACCCTATTTTTATAATCGACCTCATATCTTTGAAATTGTAAATTTATATAATCATTAGGATGATATTTATCGAACAAAGTACATTATTTGATACAGCACCTGAGGAATTGCGCCTAATGATTATTCTTCCAGAGTTTGAACAGTACTTAAGGATATACTCAATGAAGTATAATCTAGGATAAAAGATGAGTAAAAACGGAAGAAGAATTTATTATTTATTTTAAAGCTAAGAATGATGATAGAACTATTAAAGTATTCAGTAGGAGTTGATGTTTCAAAAGAAAAATTTGATGCTTGCTTAAGTGTTATTGATATTACACAAAGAGTGAAGGTTAAAGCTTCACGAAATTTTGATAACTCTCCATCAGGGATAAAGCAATTTATTCTATGGATAATAAAACATAAAAAAGAAGATATTCAATTGGTGATAGTAATGGAGGCTACAGGTGTTTATTATGAGCGAATAGCTCTTAATCTACATGAGCAAGAATTTAATGTTATTGTAGTTTTACCAAACAAAGCAAAGAAGTATATTCAAAGCATTGGATATAAAAGCAAAAACGACAAAATTGATGCCAAGGCTTTAGCCCAGATGGGAGCAGAACAACGTCTTGCTCTGTGGCAGCCATACTCAGAAAAAACATACGAACTAAGAAGCTTAACTAGACAAAATGAGGATCTTCAAAAAGAACGCACAGTAATTCTTAATAGAATTGAAGCTCAAAATTATGCGCAAAGACAAAATAAGTTTGTTTTACGTCAATTGAGGTCGATACTAAAACTTATTGATAAACAAATAG from the Lentimicrobium sp. L6 genome contains:
- a CDS encoding Omp28-related outer membrane protein, producing the protein MKKIFTLSLLFIVMGLWTVQAQRAPLNEITRNLVVVEIGTGTWCQYCPGAANGADDLVHFDHPVAIIENHNGDSYTNDYSNARNNLYAITGYPTANFDGGSPVVGGGAAGSNMYNSYVPKVDQSMGTPTSFSLDFSYTDNGDNNFTATINISKVADYNNDVVLHLFLTESNIQQNWQGMTELHFVNRLMVPDQNGTALDFSAGNEVVKELNFDLDASWVRDECEIVVAVQDMGTKEILNGAKAPLVQAEFDYDVSVPSVAFPVGNVCGNQITPTVMIKNYGGQILTSLDIEYFVNDGEASIYEWIGNLGYYQSKSIVLPEYIFEPQDNNTFAVELLNPNGEADQNPDNNSNETEFGKADEVSKTIEMELFVGSSFGSQISWAFKDEMGATLAEGSGYSNNELITMELPIESSGCYTYYLYDTQGNGFAGNGYLKLKDNGTVFAFITDELEAMYDIPFMAGDITGIESSNEFVSEFKVFPNPSSNATQLSFYMEQDANISVEIYNSTGVESLLIPVQKYAAGMQNLSINTSSLENGIYFIQLNIDGKIHIEKLSILK
- a CDS encoding T9SS type A sorting domain-containing protein codes for the protein MKKTLLFYALFLQATFLLGQGSLQLFSDEGVEFANGQQHHVFVDFAEWETVSPELFVKNISANDISVKIRVEQISLPENTSTYFCGLGSCFAPGTMETPEPFLIPAGEQIGNAGVFTSHYQPGEVLGNAIMRYTYFDVDNLNDTISVTYTFVGSPSSAPIQLFDHHNIEVVNGDFIELPVTDLSAFEIVSPELFVKNNTDQVMSLRCRKEVIEEVSGSVNYFCALGVCLPPTGDETTKEYVLGAGEMAIPGEPFTSHYTPNEQNGNTIIRYKYFNIANENDSLSFTVAFSDITGIDDDLNSSVLMVYPNPANDFIKVNLQELNLNDGRIEIYNALGTLSFEQNFRGESEVTLDLSQLPRGVYLYRVESQGGYTATSKLILK
- a CDS encoding IS110 family transposase → MIELLKYSVGVDVSKEKFDACLSVIDITQRVKVKASRNFDNSPSGIKQFILWIIKHKKEDIQLVIVMEATGVYYERIALNLHEQEFNVIVVLPNKAKKYIQSIGYKSKNDKIDAKALAQMGAEQRLALWQPYSEKTYELRSLTRQNEDLQKERTVILNRIEAQNYAQRQNKFVLRQLRSILKLIDKQIDRVKSEVEKCISADPCLKEKVENINTLKGVGILTIATVIAETNGFLLFNNQRQLVSYAGYDVVENQSGKKAGKTKISKKGNSHIRRALHFPAFNVVRYNPSSFGQLYQRAYASSGRKMKGYVAVQRKLLVIIYTLWKKNEAYDVEYEPSANDEQKPLFSLCSDGVKKVPA